Within Sphingobium aromaticiconvertens, the genomic segment TGTGCTGCCGAATCGCCCTCCTGCCCCTGCCCCGGCACCAGCGCAGGAACCCGAGTCCGTCGACATCGTGGTTACAGCCTCCAAACGGGATATCCCCCTGCCCCACTATGCCGGCGTGGTCGAGCAGGTTGGCGGCGATCTGTTGACCGCGCAGGAGGCATCGGCGGGGACTGCGACATTGCTTACACGCGTTGCGAGCCTGAGTTCCACCCATGTCGGGTCCGGCCGCAACAAGCTGTTTATCCGCGCGATAGCCGATTCCGGCTTTTCCGGCCCCACCCAGGCGACCACCGGGCAATATCTGTCGGACATGCGCCTGAACTACGCCGCGCCTGACCCCGATCTGCGCCTCTATGACGTCGGTGGGATCGAGGTGTTGGAAGGACCGCAGGGGACGCTTTATGGGGCGGGGTCACTGGGCGGCATCATACGCATCATCCCCAATCCGCCCAATCTGGCAATGACCGGCGGACAGGTCAGCAGCGGCCTGTCCGCGACCCAGCATGGCGCAGCGGGCGGCGACCTGTCGGCGACGCTCAACATGCCCATCATTTCCGAAAAGCTGGCGCTGCGGGTCGTGGGCTATGGCGTCAACGACGCGGGCTATATCGACAATATCCTGACGGGACGGAATGACGTCAACCGAACCTATACCTATGGCGGTCGCGCGACACTGCGCATTGCGCCCGATGACGACTGGACCATCGACCTCAACGGCGTTTACCAGCATATCGAAGGGCGCGATGCGCAATATGCAAGCCGGTCCATCGGTAACCTGTCCCGCGCGTCCAGCATCGCGCAGCCCTATGATGCGGACTATCTGTTGGGCAATGTGCGGATCGAGAAACATTGGGACGACCTGCGCTTCGTTTCCTCGACCGGCTATGTTCGGCACGTCCTGTCCGAAAGCTATGACGCCACCCAGGCCGATGGTGTCCCGGCGCTGTTCCGCCAGCGCAACCGGGTCGGCATTTTCTCGACCGAGAACCGGCTGGTCCGTGATCTGGACAATGGACTTGGCTGGATATTGGGCGCGTCCTATCTGCAAAGCACGTCGGACATCAGCCGATCGCTCACCTATCTGGGGCCGACACCCGCCATGGCGCAGGCCAGCCCTATCATTCCGGGCGTGCCCATATATGGCTTTGGCCGCCGCGCGCCGACGACCGGCGTCCATAATGAGGTGCGCGAAGCCACGCTGTTTGGCGAAGCCTCCTTCGAGCCGCTGCCCGGCCTGATCGCTACAGTGGGAGGACGATTGACGCTGAGCCGCCTGGAGGGACGGGCGATTGATCCGATCGCCATCCTGTCCGACAGCGAACTCGCCCGCGCGGAGGCGCAAGCCGATCGCAACGAGACGATGTTCCTGCCCTCCTTCTCGCTGCTGACCGACAGGCTGGGTGGCGTCACCCTCTATGCCCGGTTCCAGCAGGGGTTCCGCCCCGGCGGGCTGGCAGTCGACGACCAGCGTATCCAGCGGTTCCACAATGACCGCATGTCGACGGTGGAGGTCGGGATGCGCAAGGGCGTAGCGGGTCGCGATCCCTTCGCGATCGCGCTGAACGCCGCCTACACCGACTGGCGGGACATTCAGGCAGACGTCACCGACCGGCTGGGCCTGCCGACGACTGCCAATATCGGGAACGGGCGCATCTATACGCTGGAAGGGCGTGTGGCGATCCGGCCAACGTCATCGCTCACGCTGGACGGCAGCATCATCTACAACGACAGCCGCCTTAGCCAGCCCGCGCAGTTCGTGCGCCTGCTCAATTATCAGGGTTCCTCGCTCAGCCTGCCAAATGTTGCCAATCTGGGTGGCCGGATCGCGGCGGATTATCGACTGCCGGTTGGGGATACGGGGCAATTTCGTTTGTCGGCTTCGGCCCGCTATGTCGGGAAATCGCGCCTTGGCGTTGGTCCGATCTTCGGTCAGGAGCAAGGCGATTATGTCGACACCGCCCTGTCGGCCAGCCTGCGACGGGGCGCGGTCAATTATACGCTGTCGCTGACCAACCTGCTGGACACGGTCGGCAACCGTTTTGCACTGGGCACGCCGTTCAATCTGACGGGCGATTATTTCACGCCTTTGCGCCCCAGAACCGTCAGGATGGGTGTCGATTTCGCATTTTGAGATGATCTGCGGCATTTAGGCTGACGGAAAGCCGGGACTCGTGCCGTCCCCTCCGCAGCACGCGCAAAGGCGCGGTCCGCAGAGGAGACATCATGCGACATTATCTGACCTGCACAGCCATGGCCTCCGTTCTGGTGGCGTTGGCGGCGGGAGAAGCATCGGCCGAAACCACCATCAGCACGGCAACCACGACCCCGGTCGCCACCGCAACCGTGGCCAATGGGGTCGCCGACGACATCACCATCAGTTCGGCAGGATCCATCACCCTGACCAGCGGCGCGGCCGTCACGATCAACAGCAACAACAAGGTCAGCAACGCCGGCACGATCAAGATGACCGGCGTCGACAATGCGACCGGCATCCTGGCCATGCCCGGCACCAGCGGCGACATCATCCACAGCGGCACCATCACCCTGGACGAGGATTATACCGCGACCGACACCGACAGCGATGGCGATGTAGACGGTCCGTTCGCCAAGGGATCGAACCGCAACGGCATCTGGGTGCAGTCCGGCGCGGCGCATACGGGCGCGCTGACCAGCAGCGGCACGATCACGATCGAGGGCAACCAGTCGACCGGGATTCGCCTGGACGGTCCCCTGAACGGTGCGCTCAGCACCAGCGGTACCATCAGCGTCGTGGGCGACAACAGCTATGGCGTTCTGGCTAATGCGGTGACGGGCGATGTCACACTGCGCGGATCGACGGCGGTTGCCGGCGCAAACAGCGTTGGCGCAGCCCTGATGGGAGATATTGGCGGCGCGCTGAAGATTCAGGGAACGATCGTCAGCACCGGCTATCGCTCCACCACCGCACCGACCGATGTGAGCAAGTTGGATGCCGACGACCTGCTACAGGGCGGCCCGGCGGTTCGGATCGCGGGCAATGTCGCGGGCGGGATCATCTTTGATGCGCCGCCGACGCTGAGCGAAACCGATGCCGATGTCGACAAGGACGGCCTGCCCGATGCGACGGAAGGCACATCGTCCATTACCTCCTATGGGGCCGCGCCTGCGGTCGAAATCGGCGCGGCTGATCGTGACATTTCGATCGGTGCTGTTGCGGCGGACACCTCCGGCTATGGCCTAATCGTCAGGGGCAGCATGGTTGGTTCCGGCGTCTATGCGGGCGTGAACGCGACTGGCCTGTCGATCGGCGGACTGGGCGGCGGCGTGACCATTGCCAAGGGTCTGGACGTCCGCGGCGCCATTGCCGCTGCCTCGCTCGATAGCAATGCGACCGCCGTGCGGATCGGCAGCGGGGCCAATGTCGGCGCGGTCGCAGTTTCCGGATCACTAGGTGGGGCCGGCTCCGCGCTGGACGGGACTGTCGCACGCGGCCTCCTGATCGAGAGCGGCGCGAATGTGAACAGCATCGCCATCAGCGGCACAGTCAGCGCCGCAGCGCTCAGCAGCGAGAAGGGCACGGCCGTCGCGATTGCCGACCAGTCGGGCACCGTCACGTCGGTAAGCAACACCGGCAAGATCACCGCGAGCGGCGGCAAGACCGGCGCCAATGTCGCGCTGGACCTGTCAGCCAACAGCAGCGGCGTGACGATTACACAGGCTCTGGCCTCCGATACCGCCGCCGCGCCCTCTATCAGCGGCGACGTTCGACTTGGGTCGGGCAATGACCAACTGGCCGTATCGGCTGGCACGATCATCGGCGACGTCGCCCTTGGCGGCGGCGATGACAACGTCACGCTGTCGGGAACTTCCGCCCTGACCGGCGCCGTCAACTATGGCGCGGGCAACTCCAACCTGACGCTGGCCGACAGCGCGAAAATCACGGGCAACATCGATTTTGGCGGCGGCGCTGGCACGCTGACGCTGGGCGGCACATCGTCGCTGACGGGGTCTATAGCCAACAGCGGCGGCATGGCGCTGGTGCTGAACGGCGGTTCGTTGAATGCAACGAACAGCGGGACGTTGGCATTGTCCTCCCTGACCGCTTCATCCGGGTCGACAATCGGCGTCAATATCGACGGCGCAACGGGCACGAACACCCTGTATGACGTGGCGGGTGCAGCCAGCTTTGCAAGCGGATCGAAGGTTCAGGCGACACTGACGCAGGTGTCCGGGTCGGAAGGCGATTATGTGATCGTCCGGGCCGGCACCCTGAGCGGCACGCCCGACCTGTCGAGCAATGCGGTATTGCCCTATATGTTCAAGGGTACGCTCACCAGCAACGCATCGACCGGCGAAGTGACATTATCGATTGCGGAAAAAAGCGTCGCCGACCTTGGCCTGAACGGGTCGCTCGCGCGAGCCTATCCCGCGATCTTCGCGGCGCTGGACAATGACAGCGCCATTGCCGACACTTTCCTGTCGGTTGCCGATGGCGCCACATTGAACAGCGCTCTGCGCCAGATGCTGCCGGATCATGCGGGTGGCACGTTCGAGGCCGTGACGTCCGGTTCTCGGGCAACCGCGCGCATCCTCAGCGATCCGGGCGGCATGGCTCGCACGCAGGATGGCCGGCTCGGCTTCTGGCTCAACCAGATCGCTTTTGGCAGCGCCAAGAGCGTGGGAAGCACCGCCTCCTACGACATCACCGGCTGGGGCGCGTCGGGCGGGGCCGAATATCTGACCGACATTGGCGCATTTGGAGCGTCGCTCGCCTATATTCACGGCAATGACTCCAGCGGCGGGTCCAACAG encodes:
- a CDS encoding autotransporter outer membrane beta-barrel domain-containing protein; the encoded protein is MRHYLTCTAMASVLVALAAGEASAETTISTATTTPVATATVANGVADDITISSAGSITLTSGAAVTINSNNKVSNAGTIKMTGVDNATGILAMPGTSGDIIHSGTITLDEDYTATDTDSDGDVDGPFAKGSNRNGIWVQSGAAHTGALTSSGTITIEGNQSTGIRLDGPLNGALSTSGTISVVGDNSYGVLANAVTGDVTLRGSTAVAGANSVGAALMGDIGGALKIQGTIVSTGYRSTTAPTDVSKLDADDLLQGGPAVRIAGNVAGGIIFDAPPTLSETDADVDKDGLPDATEGTSSITSYGAAPAVEIGAADRDISIGAVAADTSGYGLIVRGSMVGSGVYAGVNATGLSIGGLGGGVTIAKGLDVRGAIAAASLDSNATAVRIGSGANVGAVAVSGSLGGAGSALDGTVARGLLIESGANVNSIAISGTVSAAALSSEKGTAVAIADQSGTVTSVSNTGKITASGGKTGANVALDLSANSSGVTITQALASDTAAAPSISGDVRLGSGNDQLAVSAGTIIGDVALGGGDDNVTLSGTSALTGAVNYGAGNSNLTLADSAKITGNIDFGGGAGTLTLGGTSSLTGSIANSGGMALVLNGGSLNATNSGTLALSSLTASSGSTIGVNIDGATGTNTLYDVAGAASFASGSKVQATLTQVSGSEGDYVIVRAGTLSGTPDLSSNAVLPYMFKGTLTSNASTGEVTLSIAEKSVADLGLNGSLARAYPAIFAALDNDSAIADTFLSVADGATLNSALRQMLPDHAGGTFEAVTSGSRATARILSDPGGMARTQDGRLGFWLNQIAFGSAKSVGSTASYDITGWGASGGAEYLTDIGAFGASLAYIHGNDSSGGSNSAVDSDQFELAAHWRGQWGPLQGFARVSAATIDFGGTRRFITSAATRTAEGDWSGKLYSATAGASYEKSFGRFSLRPAIGIDYYRLKESGYAETGGGDAFNLTVDGRTSDELTANGTLTAAYDMGSLNRADGWFRVELEGGRRQIVGGSLGNTIAHFKDGDDFTLVAEERTNGWTGRARLIGGTDTFRVGGEFSAEEQQNHVAIAFRATVNFIL
- a CDS encoding TonB-dependent receptor plug domain-containing protein, which translates into the protein MARSADRAAVLAALILTAASPAQAADRQQISIAGGRLGDAAITLGRQTGSSIGMSDQALAGIRVKGVQGRMTLDRALARLLDGAGARAVRVAEGSWRIVRAEKAVLPNRPPAPAPAPAQEPESVDIVVTASKRDIPLPHYAGVVEQVGGDLLTAQEASAGTATLLTRVASLSSTHVGSGRNKLFIRAIADSGFSGPTQATTGQYLSDMRLNYAAPDPDLRLYDVGGIEVLEGPQGTLYGAGSLGGIIRIIPNPPNLAMTGGQVSSGLSATQHGAAGGDLSATLNMPIISEKLALRVVGYGVNDAGYIDNILTGRNDVNRTYTYGGRATLRIAPDDDWTIDLNGVYQHIEGRDAQYASRSIGNLSRASSIAQPYDADYLLGNVRIEKHWDDLRFVSSTGYVRHVLSESYDATQADGVPALFRQRNRVGIFSTENRLVRDLDNGLGWILGASYLQSTSDISRSLTYLGPTPAMAQASPIIPGVPIYGFGRRAPTTGVHNEVREATLFGEASFEPLPGLIATVGGRLTLSRLEGRAIDPIAILSDSELARAEAQADRNETMFLPSFSLLTDRLGGVTLYARFQQGFRPGGLAVDDQRIQRFHNDRMSTVEVGMRKGVAGRDPFAIALNAAYTDWRDIQADVTDRLGLPTTANIGNGRIYTLEGRVAIRPTSSLTLDGSIIYNDSRLSQPAQFVRLLNYQGSSLSLPNVANLGGRIAADYRLPVGDTGQFRLSASARYVGKSRLGVGPIFGQEQGDYVDTALSASLRRGAVNYTLSLTNLLDTVGNRFALGTPFNLTGDYFTPLRPRTVRMGVDFAF